Proteins encoded in a region of the Penaeus vannamei isolate JL-2024 chromosome 30, ASM4276789v1, whole genome shotgun sequence genome:
- the LOC113809355 gene encoding ATP-dependent RNA helicase DDX55: MDTSWASLKVKLIPPIMSTLKDFKFKSMTPVQAACIPMLLSHKDVVAEAVTGSGKTLAFLIPVLQILERREQKLKKHEIGALVVSPTRELATQIHEVLQGFLKYLPGRTSMLAVGGSYPSEDIDRFKANGAHILIGTPGRLEDLLGRQISDCGSFADGVRALEVLILDEADRLLDMGFHSTISTIIAYLPKQRRTGLFSATQTSDVVTLVRAGLRNPVQVKVKEKDATGDERTPKSLMNFYMECEPDKKFATLLAVLREKRSEKCMVFFPTCACVEYFTIILKETLKNMKILSLHGKMKDKRFKIFDEFRSLASGVLLCTDVMCRGVDIPRVDWVIQFDPPSSATAFVHRCGRTARIGNEGNAIVMLLPSETDYVEFIQINQKVTLRRLKPPAEVPDLLPKMRRLQLKDRNVMDKANRAFVSFIKSYAKHECSLILNVKELNFGHVATSFGLLRMPKMPELKDATVPDFTPVEVDFNAIPYKDKQREQSRQRKMQEYEQTGEWPGMKPRKRKTEAWSEQKDKKRRKQRKKELKEMRAKNRFTPEEQDEVNEDFRLLKKLQKGKINSSTFDQHFGLDDD, encoded by the coding sequence ATGGATACCTCATGGGCTAGCCTGAAGGTGAAGCTGATCCCCCCGATCATGAGCACCCTGAAGGACTTCAAGTTCAAGAGCATGACGCCGGTGCAGGCGGCCTGCATCCCGATGCTGCTCAGCCACAAGGACGTGGTCGCCGAGGCCGTCACGGGCAGCGGCAAGACGCTGGCCTTCCTGATCCCGGTGCTGCAGATCCTGGAGAGGCGCGAGCAGAAGTTGAAGAAGCACGAGATCGGCGCCCTAGTGGTGTCGCCGACGAGGGAGTTGGCCACTCAGATCCACGAGGTGCTGCAGGGCTTCCTCAAATATCTCCCCGGGCGCACGTCCATGCTGGCGGTGGGCGGCTCGTACCCCAGCGAGGACATCGACCGCTTCAAGGCAAACGGGGCGCACATCCTCATCGGGACGCCCGGGAGACTGGAGGACCTGCTTGGCCGCCAGATAAGTGACTGCGGGAGCTTCGCGGACGGCGTGCGCGCCCTCGAGGTGCTCATCCTCGACGAGGCGGACAGGCTGCTGGACATGGGCTTCcactccaccatcagcaccatcattgCCTACCTGCCCAAGCAGAGGAGGACGGGCCTCTTTTCGGCCACGCAGACCTCGGACGTCGTGACTCTCGTCAGGGCAGGCCTCAGAAACCCAGTGCAGGTCAAAGTCAAGGAAAAGGACGCCACGGGTGACGAAAGGACGCCCAAAAGTCTCATGAATTTTTACATGGAGTGTGAACCTGATAAGAAATTCGCAACCCTGCTCGCGGtcttgagggagaagaggagtgagaagtgCATGGTGTTCTTCcccacgtgtgcgtgcgtggagtACTTTACGATTATTCTGAAGGAGACCTTGAAGAACATGAAGATCCTGTCCCTGCACGGCAAGATGAAGGACAAGAGATTCAAGATCTTCGACGAGTTCCGTTCCCTGGCGAGCGGCGTCCTGCTGTGCACGGACGTGATGTGCCGCGGCGTGGACATCCCCCGCGTGGACTGGGTGATCCAGTTCGACCCGCCGTCGTCCGCCACGGCCTTCGTGCACCGCTGCGGCCGCACCGCCAGGATCGGCAACGAGGGCAACGCCATCGTCATGCTGCTGCCCTCGGAGACGGACTACGTGGAGTTCATCCAGATCAACCAGAAGGTGACGCTGCGCCGCCTGAAGCCGCCCGCCGAGGTGCCCGACCTGCTGCCCAAGATGCGGAGGCTGCAGCTCAAGGACCGCAACGTCATGGACAAGGCCAACCGCGCCTTCGTGTCCTTCATCAAGTCGTATGCCAAGCACGAGTGCAGCCTCATCCTGAACGTGAAGGAGCTCAACTTCGGCCACGTGGCCACCAGCTTCGGCCTCCTCAGGATGCCCAAGATGCCCGAGCTCAAGGACGCCACCGTGCCGGACTTCACGCCGGTCGAGGTCGACTTCAACGCGATCCCGTACAAGGACAAGCAGCGGGAGCAGAGCCGCCAGCGGAAGATGCAGGAGTACGAGCAGACGGGCGAGTGGCCGGGCATGAAGCCGCGGAAGCGCAAGACGGAGGCGTGGTCAGAGCAGAAGGATAAGAAGCgcaggaagcagaggaagaaggagctcAAGGAGATGAGGGCCAAGAACCGGTTCACGCCCGAGGAGCAGGACGAGGTGAACGAGGACTTCCGCTTGCTCAAGAAGCTGCAGAAGGGCAAGATCAACAGCTCGACCTTCGACCAGCACTTCGGCCTCGACGATGACTGA
- the LOC113809354 gene encoding metabotropic glutamate receptor 2 isoform X1, with product MGVTVRTWVWAGLLLRLGWASGACIPMGEGEVFLVGGDVVLTELLPLHTGRDCSKLGLTEMQIMEATRLAVQKVNELELIPGVTLGLRVVDTCGKSERSVKMALASLADDTRDCINPAVSLGFLGPGDAASASAVGRATRSLHVPLLAYGPRPASVPHTVDLVAPAPQRSAKAVTNVLAGAGIRSMSVVHTADVEGEVLMQHFITAAEDGYRCLEKVLKAEDPADLVKPLRKGPGTVVLLGTRHKVQKLARFLGAEGGPAEILVLQDTGGPVPVAELEGVTTPTILLQRIAEVLPDFSEHLQRDLSSEDGPRRQYVAALSECSSCDALDFAYDAAAPAAAVAVLTFAQALREAQAAHCGPGEGLCEGVRLLEYQEWKDLLSQASPSDLASEAFPGLDTEGLSPGAEDIPRYAVKLLSPGNATNLTQVGHADEISAVLGQLELKAPRCGKTCPCIRPKSTPRPRPPPGNLEIKPTPPRDGGGLDILGGAGWWSHVSWWPGDMPDPAHLSQSEVTAYVTAFFLLVVLFMSSTLACIYNLQKSPSRS from the exons ATGGGCGTGACCGTGCGGACCTGGGTATGGGCGGGTCTGCTCCTGCGTCTGGGCTGGGCGTCGGGGGCGTGTATTCCCATGGGCGAGGGGGAGGTGTTCCTCGTGGGCGGGGACGTCGTCTTGACAGAACTTCTGCCTCTTCACACGGGTCGAGATTGTTCGAAG CTGGGCCTAACCGAGATGCAGATCATGGAAGCGACGAGGCTGGCGGTGCAAAAGGTCAACGAACTTGAACTGATTCCGGGAGTGACGCTGG GGCTGAGAGTAGTAGACACATGCGGCAAGTCCGAGCGCTCCGTGAAGATGGCGCTGGCCTCGCTCGCAGACGACACAAGGGACTGCATCAACCCGGCTGTCTCTCTCGGGTTCTTGG GCCCGGGCGACgcagcctccgcctccgccgtcgGCCGCGCGACCCGCAGTCTCCACGTGCCGCTCTTGGCCTACGGTCCGCGCCCCGCCTCCGTCCCGCACACCGTCGACCTCGTGGCGCCCGCTCCGCAACGGTCCGCTAAG GCGGTGACCAACGTCCTAGCCGGCGCTGGGATCAGGTCAATGAGCGTGGTCCACACGGCGGACGTCGAGGGCGAGGTCCTCATGCAGCACTTCATCACGGCCGCCGAGGATGGCTACCGCTGCCTGGAGAAGGTGCTGAAGGCGGAGGACCCCGCCGACCTGGTCAAGCCCTTGCGCAAGGGTCCGGGCACTGTGGTCCTGCTGGGCACGCGGCACAAAGTGCAGAAGCTGGCGCGTTTTCTGGGTGCGGAGGGCGGGCCGGCCGAGATCCTGGTGCTGCAGGACACGGGCGGGCCGGTACCGGTGGCCGAGCTGGAGGGCGTGACCACGCCCACCATCCTCCTGCAGCGCATCGCCGAGGTGCTCCCCGACTTTTCGGAGCACCTGCAGCGGGACCTGTCCTCTGAGGACGGGCCGCGGCGCCAGTACGTGGCCGCCTTGTCTGAGTGCTCCTCGTGCGACGCCCTAGACTTCGCCTACGACGCCGCCGCGCCCGCCGCTGCCGTTGCCGTCCTCACCTTCGCCCAGGCGCTCCGGGAAGCTCAAGCCGCGCACTGCGGACCCGGGGAAGGGCTGTGCGAGGGCGTGCGCCTTCTGGAGTACCAGGAGTGGAAGGATTTACTGTCCCAGGCGTCGCCTTCCGACCTAGCCTCCGAGGCCTTCCCCGGGCTGGACACCGAAGGCCTCAGCCCGGGCGCCGAGGACATCCCCAGATACGCTGTGAAGCTCCTCTCGCCCGGGAACGCCACCAATCTGACGCAG GTGGGCCACGCCGACGAGATCTCGGCCGTCCTGGGCCAGCTGGAGTTGAAGGCCCCTCGGTGCGGGAAGACGTGCCCTTGCATCCGGCCCAAGTCCACGCCGAGGCCACGTCCTCCGCCGGGGAATCTGGAGATCAAGCCGACGCCGCCGAGAG ACGGCGGTGGCCTCGACATCCTCGGTGGAGCGGGTTGGTGGAGTCACGTGTCATGGTGGCCGGGTGACATGCCCGACCCCGCCCACCTGTCACAGTCTGAAGTCACCGCTTATGTCACGGCTTTCTTCCTTCTCGTGGTCCTCTTCATGAGCTCTACGTTGGCGTGTATTTACAACCTCCAAAAATCCCCGAGTAGAAGTTAA
- the LOC113809354 gene encoding metabotropic glutamate receptor 2 isoform X2, whose protein sequence is MGVTVRTWVWAGLLLRLGWASGACIPMGEGEVFLVGGDVVLTELLPLHTGRDCSKLGLTEMQIMEATRLAVQKVNELELIPGVTLGLRVVDTCGKSERSVKMALASLADDTRDCINPAVSLGFLGPGDAASASAVGRATRSLHVPLLAYGPRPASVPHTVDLVAPAPQRSAKAVTNVLAGAGIRSMSVVHTADVEGEVLMQHFITAAEDGYRCLEKVLKAEDPADLVKPLRKGPGTVVLLGTRHKVQKLARFLGAEGGPAEILVLQDTGGPVPVAELEGVTTPTILLQRIAEVLPDFSEHLQRDLSSEDGPRRQYVAALSECSSCDALDFAYDAAAPAAAVAVLTFAQALREAQAAHCGPGEGLCEGVRLLEYQEWKDLLSQASPSDLASEAFPGLDTEGLSPGAEDIPRYAVKLLSPGNATNLTQVGAAVVALPKSLLGLCIC, encoded by the exons ATGGGCGTGACCGTGCGGACCTGGGTATGGGCGGGTCTGCTCCTGCGTCTGGGCTGGGCGTCGGGGGCGTGTATTCCCATGGGCGAGGGGGAGGTGTTCCTCGTGGGCGGGGACGTCGTCTTGACAGAACTTCTGCCTCTTCACACGGGTCGAGATTGTTCGAAG CTGGGCCTAACCGAGATGCAGATCATGGAAGCGACGAGGCTGGCGGTGCAAAAGGTCAACGAACTTGAACTGATTCCGGGAGTGACGCTGG GGCTGAGAGTAGTAGACACATGCGGCAAGTCCGAGCGCTCCGTGAAGATGGCGCTGGCCTCGCTCGCAGACGACACAAGGGACTGCATCAACCCGGCTGTCTCTCTCGGGTTCTTGG GCCCGGGCGACgcagcctccgcctccgccgtcgGCCGCGCGACCCGCAGTCTCCACGTGCCGCTCTTGGCCTACGGTCCGCGCCCCGCCTCCGTCCCGCACACCGTCGACCTCGTGGCGCCCGCTCCGCAACGGTCCGCTAAG GCGGTGACCAACGTCCTAGCCGGCGCTGGGATCAGGTCAATGAGCGTGGTCCACACGGCGGACGTCGAGGGCGAGGTCCTCATGCAGCACTTCATCACGGCCGCCGAGGATGGCTACCGCTGCCTGGAGAAGGTGCTGAAGGCGGAGGACCCCGCCGACCTGGTCAAGCCCTTGCGCAAGGGTCCGGGCACTGTGGTCCTGCTGGGCACGCGGCACAAAGTGCAGAAGCTGGCGCGTTTTCTGGGTGCGGAGGGCGGGCCGGCCGAGATCCTGGTGCTGCAGGACACGGGCGGGCCGGTACCGGTGGCCGAGCTGGAGGGCGTGACCACGCCCACCATCCTCCTGCAGCGCATCGCCGAGGTGCTCCCCGACTTTTCGGAGCACCTGCAGCGGGACCTGTCCTCTGAGGACGGGCCGCGGCGCCAGTACGTGGCCGCCTTGTCTGAGTGCTCCTCGTGCGACGCCCTAGACTTCGCCTACGACGCCGCCGCGCCCGCCGCTGCCGTTGCCGTCCTCACCTTCGCCCAGGCGCTCCGGGAAGCTCAAGCCGCGCACTGCGGACCCGGGGAAGGGCTGTGCGAGGGCGTGCGCCTTCTGGAGTACCAGGAGTGGAAGGATTTACTGTCCCAGGCGTCGCCTTCCGACCTAGCCTCCGAGGCCTTCCCCGGGCTGGACACCGAAGGCCTCAGCCCGGGCGCCGAGGACATCCCCAGATACGCTGTGAAGCTCCTCTCGCCCGGGAACGCCACCAATCTGACGCAGGTGGGCGCCGCTGTCGTGGCTCTTCCCAAGTCTCTCCTTGGCCTATGCATCTGCTAA